AGCTGAGACAATTTGCTTTGATTCGTCCCATTTTCACAAAATCGGAGGTACTTGAAGTAGTGCACCATCTTGTCGCAAACACTATTTTCCAAGCACAAAAAACCAGTGCACCAATTCAAATTTGTGGTTTACTGGAGGCATCAGGATGTGAGTTCGACAGTTTATGGATCACGGGTTTAACGGATCAATGTTTGCCGCAAAAGGTACATTTATCTGCTTTTATTCCGCCCCAGTTACAACGTGATTTATGTATGCCTCATAGCTTGCCAGCTCGCGAACTGCAATTTGCTCGTCAGATTCTGCAACGATTTCAAAAAAGTGCTGATTCCATTGTATTTAGCTATGCACAGCTGCAGGCGGATACGCCCAATTTACCCTGTTCATTAATCACTGATTTACCTGCTTTTGAACGATTACCAACAGATTACCTTTCAAAAACAACACCTGATTTAATGTTTCTGGATGAGTGTTTTAATGTGCCTATACACCCCGATGAGCGCATTTATGGAGGCACAGCAATTCTTTCAAATCAAGCCAAATGTCCCTTCAAAGCATTCGCGGAACATAGACTCCGTGCAAAGGCATCCATACAAACAACTGATGGTTTGGACAATAAAAAAAGAGGACAAATAATTCATAAGGTAATGGAGTTGTTATGGCAAAAATTGGAAACTCAGCATAAGTTACTTCATTTAGCACCTCAAATTTTGGAACAGTACATTGAAGAAGCCATTCATACTGCTTTAAGCCCACTTCAAAAACAGTTTTGCGAATTATTCTTCGATTCCATTCAAGACGTGGAGTACACTCGCTTGAAACGACTGGTGCAAACGTGTCTTGAATGGGAAAAACAACGCCCTCCTTTTGCCGTCGCCGCCCTGGAACAATCTTATACGATTCATTTAGCGGGTCTTGATTTTCAAGTCCGCGTCGATCGCTTGGATCAAGTAGAAGATAAAAAATGGGTTATTGATTATAAAAGCAGCCTTCCCGCCAGCAAACCATGGAATGAAGAACGGCCTAAAGAGTCGCAATTATTACTTTATGCGCTATTAGATGAACAGATTAATACCTTATTACTCCTGCAAGTGAAAGCTGGAAGAATAAACTCAATGGGACTTAGTGAAGAAAAACTAAGTATGAGTGGAATGACCCCTTTAAAAAAAGAAGAGACATGGGCTGGGTATCGGGAAGTTTGGCAAAGACAACTCACTGATTTAGTTAAAGAATTTCAAGAAGGTTATTGTGCACCGCAACCAGCTCATTTAACCATTTGCCAACATTGTGATTTTCAAAATTTATGTCGATTTCAAGTGGAAGAATAACCCTACGTCATCCCCTGGCCATCACGTGAAGGAAAAAATTCCCCCCAATCCCTCACCCCTGCCCTCTCCAGCGATGTACCCTTTATTTTTTTACTCAAATTCCTTGCGCGGGCGAGGGGATTTTCAGTGCTCTCAGAATAGCATTGGATCAGAATCCCCTTACCCCTTAGGGCAGAGGGCCAGGGTGAGGGGGATTTGCACGCTATAGCACCGTGTTACGACAGCAGATCCCTCGCTGCGCTCGGATGACGTGTAGTAGTCTAGCCAAGATAATCGACACGGAAACAGCCCTTAAAAAATAAGGGCACTTATTGATGTCGAACTCAGGTTAATTATGATATAAGACACTAAGACCATTCAACTCAATTGAAATGGTTAAACCATGGTTTCCCGACAATAATAATAAAGAGACGAATCATGCCAGTTAATCATAGTAAATTTGAACCACGTTTAAACACCTGTGACCAAGAGTTACAAGCTCTATTTAATGATGCTGAAATTAGTAAAAAAATGCAGCAAAAAATAGACGCCGTAAAAAATTATTATAACCTTTCTTATACCAAAGCAATTTCGCCCCAAAAAGTCGAAGCGATTGTAAGCAGTTATGAAACCTTTATACAACAATTAGATCAGGTAAAAAAAGGGAATCTGACCCCAAAAAAGGCATTAGAGACAGTGGCAAGTGCCTGTGAATCAAGAAAAATTGGTGTTTTATTTCATAATCTCGCCAAAGCATGTGAGTTAATGTTCTATGCAGCAACCGCATTTTCCTTGTACGCAGGAATTTTTGGGATCGCACTTCCGGTGCTGATTGTCCAACCTGTTTTAGGGGTTGCAGTAGGAATAACCATTGTTGGAGGTATGCTTGCAGCGGCATACAAAGCATTATCGTGCTTTTCCGAATTTAGATCATTTAGCCGCCATGATGCTGAATATACCAATGAGTCAGGTTTAATTCGTTTCTTTAAACCAGAACCACAAATAGATAAACTTAATCCAATTGCAGTGAATGATGATTTAGAACTTTCTTGTTGCTAATCATGTTCTAGCCTAGGTACAGTATGTACCCCGGATTAACTTAGGAGAATCCGGGCTACAAAACCTTTCAAAATATCATTCCATTGTTACAATTCTGAATCCATAGGCTCTAAGTATTAAGTCATTACAATTGCGAAATTTAAGTAGATGTTTAATAATGACAAAACCACTGGACTAGGGAGTGAACATGTCACTCAAACGAACTAAAACACGAATTCTCTGCTTTGGCTTAATCACCTGTTTACTGAGTAGTTGTTTTCATCCGCCTTATAATAATTTTAAACCCGTACATCCCATGCCCAAAAGAGTGGTTACCGGAGCAGTTGTGGGAACTGCCGTAGGTGCAGCGGCAACTGGACATGTGGCTGGCGCACTGGCAGGCACTGTTGTCGGTGGTACTGTGGGTGCCATTGTAGGCCTTAATAAAGCCAGTCGACGCAGTATCATTAAAGAATTAAACAAAGAAAACATTGAATACGTACAGTACGGCGATACGATGACCTTAATCGTACCTGTTGATAAATACTTTATGTTTGAAAGCCCCCGCCTTAATGAAATTTGTTATCCCGGTTTGGAAAATATTATCAGGTTATTGAAGTTTTACCCATTGAGTCCTGTTTATGTTGCGGGATTCACAGATAATGTAGGTTCAGATCACCATAAAAAATTATTGTCCCAAGCACAGGCTGAAACGATGATGACCTTTTTATGGGCTAATAATATTCCAGCTCAACTTCTTAAAGCAGAAGGTTATGGCGATAAAAATGATGTAGGTGATAATAAGTTGATTCATGGCAGCGCATTTAATCGACGCATTGAGATTCAATGGTTCAATAGTTATGGTACTAAGACTTGTGCAAACTGCCCAGCTCCAGTACCATCACCTGTAGTT
This sequence is a window from Legionella cherrii. Protein-coding genes within it:
- a CDS encoding PD-(D/E)XK nuclease family protein, translating into MPIHTFTDKEHLFLLLAQKATVLTPNNRLSDIILQHYFAQCRKQTIEKPICMPFRVALIKAYEQLNFNSAHLDHPTLLNDAQCQYLWRRIIQAESHIIYSDGLLQAVISAWERCQQWQVNLEDPAFHHTAQTQQFQRWWHLFDTQLKQQNLITEYELIPYLLDANSSLFSQKVVWVCFDDFTPQQALLQNILAQKGVLQYQYDLKEKSSKIEVLAAQDNKEEYQQLMAWLHIKIKEGKQNIGVVVPNLEQEFHSLQRTLAHHFETSDFNISLGQPLIHFPLVAHALCWLNLDDTHLNPHQANLLLQSPYLGHSKEEFIARSDYLQEGTLLANHSIPLNHLIEELSTHAPKLADLLNHLTPYPEEATVQEWIHLFQKRLNNIGFPGDYTLNSESYQCLNRFITVFDELRQFALIRPIFTKSEVLEVVHHLVANTIFQAQKTSAPIQICGLLEASGCEFDSLWITGLTDQCLPQKVHLSAFIPPQLQRDLCMPHSLPARELQFARQILQRFQKSADSIVFSYAQLQADTPNLPCSLITDLPAFERLPTDYLSKTTPDLMFLDECFNVPIHPDERIYGGTAILSNQAKCPFKAFAEHRLRAKASIQTTDGLDNKKRGQIIHKVMELLWQKLETQHKLLHLAPQILEQYIEEAIHTALSPLQKQFCELFFDSIQDVEYTRLKRLVQTCLEWEKQRPPFAVAALEQSYTIHLAGLDFQVRVDRLDQVEDKKWVIDYKSSLPASKPWNEERPKESQLLLYALLDEQINTLLLLQVKAGRINSMGLSEEKLSMSGMTPLKKEETWAGYREVWQRQLTDLVKEFQEGYCAPQPAHLTICQHCDFQNLCRFQVEE
- a CDS encoding DUF5638 domain-containing protein; protein product: MPVNHSKFEPRLNTCDQELQALFNDAEISKKMQQKIDAVKNYYNLSYTKAISPQKVEAIVSSYETFIQQLDQVKKGNLTPKKALETVASACESRKIGVLFHNLAKACELMFYAATAFSLYAGIFGIALPVLIVQPVLGVAVGITIVGGMLAAAYKALSCFSEFRSFSRHDAEYTNESGLIRFFKPEPQIDKLNPIAVNDDLELSCC
- the cmpA gene encoding C-OmpA-like family protein CmpA, translated to MSLKRTKTRILCFGLITCLLSSCFHPPYNNFKPVHPMPKRVVTGAVVGTAVGAAATGHVAGALAGTVVGGTVGAIVGLNKASRRSIIKELNKENIEYVQYGDTMTLIVPVDKYFMFESPRLNEICYPGLENIIRLLKFYPLSPVYVAGFTDNVGSDHHKKLLSQAQAETMMTFLWANNIPAQLLKAEGYGDKNDVGDNKLIHGSAFNRRIEIQWFNSYGTKTCANCPAPVPSPVVYATK